A window of Desulfobulbus oralis genomic DNA:
CACACCGCAGCGGAGCAGGCCCAACAGTATTGCCGCTATCTTTTCCAGAGCCGCCACCTCAGCGTGTTTTCAGGATCCTGGCCGGGATGCCGCCGACAAGGGTTTCAGGCGGCATGTCTTCGCGCACCGCCGCGCCGGCCGCCACAACGGTGTTTTCCCCCCACGCTCACGCCGAGCAGAATGGTCGCCCCGCGCCGCTCTGCCGGATCGAGCGGGTGATTGACGCTGATGATGGTGGCGTGCGGACCGATCAACACCCGCTCCTCCAGACTGATGCCGCCAAGGTTGGTGAACATCGCCCCGCTGTTGATGAACACCTGCGTGCCGATGGGCAGGTTCATGAATAGCTCCGGCGGCTGACTGCCGAGGTGCTTTGCAAGGGCGTCATGAAAAAGAGCCGGCATGCACAGGGGTGGAAATACCATTGATGCAGGCCGCCCGAAAGCGGCCTGAAGTCCTTATTGCAGATTGGCCCTGAAGAACTGTTCGAATTTGTCAAAGGGAATCTTGCCTGCGGTGTTGTCGTACAAGTCGGTGTGGTTCGCGCCTTTGACGATAAACAGTTGCACAGTTGAGCCGGTAGCTGGCGCATGGGCGGGCTTCATCCCACTATCGGCATTTATGTGGCGGGTTAAAACTCGCCCTGCGGCAGATGATTTTTGCTTTTGGTGTCAGGCGTTCTCAGCGCTCAAGTTTGACCGACACATTCCCCGTGCCAACGGTGGCTTTCAAGTTTGCCGCGTTATCGATTTTGCCAAGGTGGGTGTAGCGGTAAGGCGTAGCGAAACTTTCGTAGAAGATGACCAGGCTGTTGCCCCGCCAGAGCAGGATGTCGCCCGTTTCGATGCGCCCGACGGCTTCGTCGTTGGCAGGCAGAGCCTGCGGCAGCGGGCCGACTTTTTCGTTGCGGTTGTAGTCGCGCAATTCAACAGTCAGCGGCAGTTGTTGTTGCAAGGCTTCGGCCGCCGGGGTATCGGCAAGAGTGGTTGCGAAGAGTCGTCCGTTTATCGTGATCTTCATCTTGGCTCCTTGGGTTTGCTGGGGGAGCGAAGCGGCAGGTGGTGGGCTTGCCTGACTGGTTTCGGGGATACCGCCGAGGCAGGCCAGCAGGGCAGCGGCGAGTAGCAAGGTTTTCATGGCGGCTCTCTGTTAAAAAGCCGCCCAAGCGGGCGGCCTTTGTTTTTATTTCAGATGCTTCTTGAAGAACTGCTCGAATTTGTCGAAGGGAATCTTGCCCGTGGTGTTGTCGTACAAGTCGGTGTGGTTCGCACCTGGTACGATGTACAGCTCTTTATCCTGGCTGCCTAACGATTGATAGGCGTCCTCGCTGAAATAGCGTGAGTGTGCTTTTTCACCGTGTACGACTAAAGCGGGAGCACGCAATTCGCTTGCACGTTGCAGTATCGGCATATTGATGAATGCCAGCGGCACAGTGGTTGCCCATGAACCTTGCGGACTGGAATTGACCGCGCGGGGATGGAAGCCGCGTTTGGTGCGGTAGAAATTGGCATATTCGGCGATGAATTTCGGCGTGTCGGCGGTGATGTCTTTTGCCGGGTCAAGGTTGTTGGCGGGCGAAAGAGTGGCGTAGCCGTTTTGCGCGGCTTCCCAGCGGCCGTTGTTCAATTGCACTTTCGTTTGGTAGCGCGCGGCAGCGTCCGTTTGTGGCTGGGCGCGGTCGTAGCCGCCCTGGGCGTTCTGCTTCATGTTGATTTCGTAGCCGTTGGCCATCACGCGGGTCATGTCGTACATCGTGCTGGTGGCGACGGCCTTGATGCGCGTGTCGGATACCGCCGCGTTCAGTGCCATGCCGCCCAAGCCGCAGATGCCCAAAATGCCTATTTGTTCGCGGTTCACGAAATTTTGCAGACCAAGATAGTCCACAGCAGCGCTGTAATCTTCGGTATTGATTTCGGGCGAGGCCATATTGCGTGGCTCGCCGCCAGATTCGCCAACGTAGGATGGGTCAAAGGCCAGGGTAACGAAGCCACGTTCTGCCAGCGTTTGCGCATACAGTCCACTGGACTGTTCCTTTACTGCACCAAAAGCACCAGCGACGGCAATCGCGGGCAGCTTCGCGCCGTCTTTGATGCTCTTCGGCACATAGAGATCACCGGCAAGGGTGATGCCGTAGCGGTTTTTGAACGTCACCTTGTGGTGCTCGACCTTGCTGGACTGCGGGAAGATCTTGTCCCATTTGCTTTCCAGTTGCAGGGCTTGCGCGCCTTTCATGGGGGTGATGGTTACGGCGGCGTGGGTCATGGTGTGTGCTCCTAATAAGGTTGTGCCAAGAACAATGGCGGCGGTTAGGGTTCCGAACGTGCGGGACAGCATGGCTTGTTTCATGGCAGGTTTTCTCCTTTATGCATGGTTTGCGTCGAGAACATTTCTCACCTCCTGTTCAGGTCGTTTGCGCTCAGCCAGGCGTCGATTCTTCGCCCCGCATCAGCCGCGTCTCTTCCATAGACCTCGAGACTGCTCAGCACCGTGGCTCCGGTTCCCAGCTTCCGCACATCCCCCGTGATACGACCGAGCCCGCCACCGCCATGGGTACAGAAGGCGGCGATCGTTTTTCCGGAAAAGTCGTTGGAGGCCAAGAAGGCGGCGACCGGAGGAGCCAGCGTGTTGAACCAGTTCGGCGTGCCGAGCAGAATGGTGTCGTACGAGGCAATGTCCTTGCAATGTTCCGCGAGTTCCGGCCAGCGCCCTTCGCGAACCTCCTTTTTGGCCCGCGCCACGCAGCTCTCATAGTCGCTGGGGTAGGCTTCAGCGGCCTTGATTTCAAACAGGGTGCCGCCGGTGGCCTTTTGGAGCTGTTCGGCCACCTGGCGGGTATGTCCCTGATAGGAAAAGTAGACGATCAGTGTGCGGTTCATGGGCGTATCCTCCTGTGACGCTTTCGTTTCCGATGCAGGGAATCCTCATTGCCGTGTCCATGGCGTCAATTTTTGTGCCAGGAAAAAATAGCGGCCCAGGTGCGGGCCGTGGCAGATGCCCGTATGCAGGCGACCAACTAAAATACAGGAGGCGTTTATGGCGTTCCTGATTCAACACCCGCCAAAGGGCCGTTTGTTTCATGATGAGGATGACTCGGAGGATTGACAAAACCGCGTCCGGAGAACCGGACGCGGTTTTTTATTGGCAGGTTATTCCGCAGGTACGGCAGATGGATATTTCTCCGCCAGATAATAGTCCACCGCACGGGTGATAAATTTGGAACGGTCGAGGCCCTTGACCCCCTTGACCAGCAAGTCAATGGCATCAACTTTGTCTCCTGGCATCATAATATCGATGCGTTTTTTGGGGCGATACGCGGCCATTGCCTTTTCCGTGGGCATGATGGGGAAGACGCGTTCCCCTTCTTTTGCTTGGGCAAACACTTCATCATAGGTGGATGGTTCGCCATAGTCCTTGCCTTTGCGCCCACATACAAGAATAGCCGAGAGTGCGTCCGCAGCCATGTCTAAAGCCTCGTCCAAACTATGCCCCTGTGTCAACGCACCAGGGACATCGGGAAAACTCACCCACCAGGGAATATCCTTGGTCTGCCCACGATGAAAAATTGCGTAATACCTCTGCATATTTCTAATCGGGGCCTTGCGGCCCTCCGCCTCCTTACTGTGCAGCCAATTTGGCTTGTTTGATCAGCGCCCTAGCCAGGTCTTCGTCAATCTCCTTGTGTCGGGGGATGACGAGCATCTGGCCTTTTTTGTCCCGCCAGATGTCGTGGTTGCCACCGTGGCGACCCTCTTCTGCTCCCAAGGCCTCTAGCCGTTCGATGAGGTCTTTTTTCTTCATGCCGCCTCCTTTGTCAGCGTTAACCTCATGGCTACATAATATCCGTAATGTGTAAAAAAAATGCAAATTATTTTTACGGATTACACAAAAAATAAAAATGACAAATTATAATTTACATTGGATCACAGCCGTACAT
This region includes:
- a CDS encoding alpha/beta hydrolase encodes the protein MTHAAVTITPMKGAQALQLESKWDKIFPQSSKVEHHKVTFKNRYGITLAGDLYVPKSIKDGAKLPAIAVAGAFGAVKEQSSGLYAQTLAERGFVTLAFDPSYVGESGGEPRNMASPEINTEDYSAAVDYLGLQNFVNREQIGILGICGLGGMALNAAVSDTRIKAVATSTMYDMTRVMANGYEINMKQNAQGGYDRAQPQTDAAARYQTKVQLNNGRWEAAQNGYATLSPANNLDPAKDITADTPKFIAEYANFYRTKRGFHPRAVNSSPQGSWATTVPLAFINMPILQRASELRAPALVVHGEKAHSRYFSEDAYQSLGSQDKELYIVPGANHTDLYDNTTGKIPFDKFEQFFKKHLK
- a CDS encoding type II toxin-antitoxin system HicB family antitoxin translates to MQRYYAIFHRGQTKDIPWWVSFPDVPGALTQGHSLDEALDMAADALSAILVCGRKGKDYGEPSTYDEVFAQAKEGERVFPIMPTEKAMAAYRPKKRIDIMMPGDKVDAIDLLVKGVKGLDRSKFITRAVDYYLAEKYPSAVPAE
- a CDS encoding cyclophilin-like fold protein, whose amino-acid sequence is MKTLLLAAALLACLGGIPETSQASPPPAASLPQQTQGAKMKITINGRLFATTLADTPAAEALQQQLPLTVELRDYNRNEKVGPLPQALPANDEAVGRIETGDILLWRGNSLVIFYESFATPYRYTHLGKIDNAANLKATVGTGNVSVKLER
- a CDS encoding type II toxin-antitoxin system HicA family toxin, which codes for MKKKDLIERLEALGAEEGRHGGNHDIWRDKKGQMLVIPRHKEIDEDLARALIKQAKLAAQ
- a CDS encoding flavodoxin; the protein is MNRTLIVYFSYQGHTRQVAEQLQKATGGTLFEIKAAEAYPSDYESCVARAKKEVREGRWPELAEHCKDIASYDTILLGTPNWFNTLAPPVAAFLASNDFSGKTIAAFCTHGGGGLGRITGDVRKLGTGATVLSSLEVYGRDAADAGRRIDAWLSANDLNRR